The Mycolicibacterium insubricum DNA segment CGGCCCACACCGTGGTGACTGACGGGAATCCTGCGAGCGGCGCTGCCAGGCTCACCCCGGCGACAGAGGAAGGGGCCCTTCGTGTGTCGCCGAAGATGGTGTCGCAACACGCCCCGGCATCCAACTAGACTCGATAACCATGGGTGGCTGGGACTGGTTGTGGATTCCGGCGATGGCGCTGTACCTCGTGGGGTACGTGCTGCTGTTGTCGAGGGCGGCCAATCGCGGGTCGCTGCGGGGACCGGTGAAACTCGCCCTGACGAACATCAGCGTGATCATCCTGCTGTTGCCCTTTTGTCACACGCCCTACAGCTATGGCATCGCGGTCCTCGCTGTGATCAATGTGGTGATCACTTACCGGCTGTATTTGGCACCGGTGCTCGTACCCTGCAAACACGCCGCCGATTCTATCGAATCGTGAACGGGCCCCTATAGCCCTTCCCGCTCCAATGCCTCGTCAACGGCCTCCATGGCGGCCTGCTCGCTCATGCCGTCGGCCCGCGCGCGGCGGTACACCGCCATCATCTCGTCGGCGACCGGCGCGAACCGCGCCTCCCAGTGCGCCGCGTCGTGGCGCCAGTAGCCGGTGATGTCGTAGTCCTCGCGTCCCCAGCCGAGGGAACGAAGATATTTGCGCACCGCGCGGGTCTGGCCGGCCTCCCCGGCGCACCAGCAGTAGCCTTGGCCAACCGGCAGCGCAGTTTCGGCCACCAGGAACGCCAGCCGGCTCGGCTGAATTCCGTTGCCGCCCAATGCTATCTGCAGGGTGTGGTTGGGTCGCGCCGGCAGCAGCGCGAGATCCTCCTCGTCGAGTATCTCCGCGACGACGATCGCCGGGACCTCCGCAGGTAGCTCCTCGAGGATCCGGCACAACGCGGGCAGGCCGGACGCGTCGGCGGCCAGTAACTGCCAGGCCACGCCAGAGCCGGGGGAGTACCAACCGTTGGGGTGATCCAGACGAACCCGGTCACCGGGCGAAGCGGCTTGCGCCCACGCAGTGCCGGGTCCCGTTCCATGCAGGAAGACCTCGATGTCCAGCTTCCGCCCATCCGGATGAACTAGTCGTACCGAGTAGCTGCGCCCGATCTCGTCGCCGAAGTAGACGCCGACGGTCGCATCGGCCACCGTGGGCACGGTCAGCATCTCCGGGTCGTCGACCGCCAGGGTGATCCTGCGGAAACGCGGTGTCGACGCAGCGCTGGCGACCACGACGGCCGGCGAGGAGTTCATCGCAACTGACACTAATCGCGGTGCTGCGACGATTCGGTCAACTCCACTCCGCCGAGTCTCGCCGAACCGCCCGGTTGGTTGCGGGCGCTCCCGGTTTCTCCTCGGCTCGGCTGCTGGTCAAGACCTCAGATCTGCACGTAACTGGTAAATCGAAGGTCGGGTGGATATTGATGTACCAGTTACGTGCGAGATCGGTTGTTTGGTGGGCCGTCGACCTGGGAGTTTCCCCGTGGTTAGCGGCTATGGCCGTTCGTAAGTGGTAAATCAACGCGTCGTCGGGGGTCGAGGTACCAGTTACGTGCACGCTTCGACCGCCGCAGCGGGCAAACCCACTCGCTGCGCTCGCGTCTGCGCCATCTGGATGGCCGATGCGGCCAGCGCAGGCTCCGCCAGCTCGGCCTTCTCCTCCGCCGAGCATCGCCGAACCGCCGTGCTTGATGGGGCGGTCCCAGCTTCCCCTCGGCTCCGCGGCCACTCCCTTCGCTCCCGTCCACTCCGCCGAGCATCGCCGAACCGCCCTGTACACATTTACCAATCTGTACAGTGCGGGCATGGGCCAGGCTTCCCCCGTCCGCGACGACCCGGATCTGCAGCGCCTGCTGGGCCTGCCGTTCACCGATTCCGACGAGGTCATCGCCGAAGCTCTCCAACACGTCAGCATCCCGGCGCTGCTGATGTCGCTGGTGCACATGACGGGCGACCTGAGCCTGTTCGACCAGCTGCCCACCCCGGCCATGCTCATCCCGATGGACGTCCAGGGCGCGATGAGCGAGCCGGACAAGGAGACCGTGCGCAAACGCGCACTGGAGATCATCGCCGACTACCGCGACCGGGGCTGCCCGCCGGCGTGGACACCCGACGACAATCAGTTGCAGCAGATGCTGGCTGTGCTGATGGCCGGCGACATCGACGCGAAGTTCCTCGACTACATCGCCGCGGACCTGCGCCTGTCCGACGCCGACCAGTACGGCCCGGAGCTGGCGTCCACCGCCGAGCAGCGCGCCGGATTCCCGGTGCTGATCATCGGCGCGGGGGAGGCCGGCATCGTCGCCGGGGTGCGGCTGCAGGCGGCGGGCATCCCGTTCACCATCGTCGACAAGCAGGACGGCGTCGGTGGTACCTGGCTGGCCAACCACTATCCCGGCTGCCGCGTCGACATCACCAACCAGTACTACACCTACTCGTTCGAACCCACCGACCACTGGACCCACCACTACGCCAAGCAACCGGAGATCCTGCGGTATCTCAACGACGTCACCGACCGGCACGACCTGCGCCCGCATCTGCGGCTCAACACCCGCGTCGAATCCGCGACGTGGGACGATGACGCTGCCCGGTGGAACGTGGAAACCGTTGATGCCCAGGGTAATCACGAAACACTCACCGCGGCGGCGGTGATCTGCGCGGTCGGCCAGTTCGGCAACGCCCAGATTCCCGACATCCCCGGCGCCGCGGACTTCGCCGGCCCGGTCTGCCACACCGCGGCCTGGCGCGACGACTTGGCCCTGGCCGGCAAACGCGTCGCCGTCGTCGGCGCCGGAGCCAGCGGATTCCAGCTGGTCCCGGCTATCGCCGACACCGCAGCCCACGTCGACGTCTACCAACGCACCCCGCAGTGGTTCGCGCCCAACATCGCCTACCACGACGCGATTCCCGACGGCGCCCGCTGGGCGATCCGGCATCTGCCGTTCTACGGTCGCTGGCTGCGACTGCTGTCCTGGTGGCCGCTGGCCGACGGCGGCACCGAAACCGCGCGCATCGACCCCGACTGGGACGACGGCGGGCTGTCCTGCGGCCCGGCCAACCGGGCGTTCCGCGACCTGCTGGTGGCCTGGATCCAGGCGTTTACCAGCGACGCCGACCTGCTGGCCAAGGTCGTTCCCTCCTACCCCCCGATGGGCAAGCGGCTGCTCCAGGACAACGGCACCTGGCTGAAAACCCTGCAGCGCGACGACGTCGAGCTGGTCACCGATCCGATCGCGGCGATCGACGCGACCGGCATACGCACCGCAGACGGGATACACCGCGACGCCGATGTACTGATCTGGGCCACCGGCTTCGATGTCAACCATCAGCTCGGCCCGATCACCATCCGCGGCGTCGACGGCGTGGATCTCGCTGCCGCGTGGGGTGATTCGCCGTATGCGTACCTGGGCGTGACGGTGCCCGGGTTCCCGAACCTGTTCTGCATGTACGGCCCGGGCACCAACGCCGTCAACGGCGCCAGCATCATCTACAACTCCGAATGCCAGATGCGCTACGCCCTGGCCTGTATCGACCTGCTGCTGGCCAGTGGTGCCCGACGGCTGGAACCACGCGCCGACGTCTGCGCGCAGTACACGGACTGGAACTCCGAGCAGCTACGCGGTTTCGTCTACACCCACCCGGCGGTGGTCAGCAGCTACTTCCGCAACTCCGCCGGCGACGTGCCCACCCTGTACGGCGGGCTGATCTCCGACTACTGGCGCCGGACCAGCACCGCCGATGCGGCCGACTACGAATTCCACTGACAATCAACCACATACGATCACAGGAGGACTCATGGCAGGACGGCTCGCCGACAAGGTGGCACTGATCAGCGGCGGCGCCCGCGGCATGGGCGCCTCGCACGCCGAAGCGATGATCGCCGAGGGCGCACAGGTGGTGATCGCCGACCTGCTCGATGACGAGGGCGCCGCTACCGCCGAACGACTCGGCGACGCCGCCCGCTACGTGCACCTGGACGTCACCTCGCCCGAAGATTGGGCGGCCGCCGTGGCCGCCACCGTCGATACATTCGGCAAGCTCAACGTCCTGGTCAACAACGCCGGAATCATCAACGTCGGCACCGTCGAGGACTACGACCTAAACGACTGGCACCGGATCATCGACATCAACCTCACCGGGGTCTTCCTGGGGATGCGGGCGTCGGTGAAGGCGCTGCGCGAGGCGGGCGGCGGATCCATCGTCAACATCTCCTCGATCGAGGGGCTCGGCGGCACCGCCATGACCCACGGCTATACGGCCGCAAAGTTCGGCGTCCGGGGCATCACCAAGTCCGCGGCCTGGGAGCTGGGGCAGTGGGGGATACGGGTCAACTCCGTGCATCCCGGGCTGATTCGCACGCCGATGATCGCCGGGGTGCCCGAGGACATCTTCCAGACGGCGCTCGGCCGGGCCGCCGACCCCGTCGAGGTATCGAACCTGGTGGTCTACCTGGCCAGTGACGAGTCGTCGTACTCGACCGGATCGGAGTTCGTCGTCGACGGCGGCACCGTCGCCGGCCTGGCGCACAAGGACTTCGGCACCCTGGATGCCGGGGACTGGCAGGCCCAGTAGCTCAGGCCGGGAACAGGCGGCGGCCGTTTCGGTACAGCACCCCGGACAGCCAGCGGTCCCCGAGATCCAGGTCGATCAGGGCCTGTATCGCTTCGGAGTAGCGGTAGGGGATGTTGGGGAAGTCGCTGCCGAACACGATCCGGTCGCCCAGCTCCAGCAACCGGGCGCGCTCGGCGTCCGGGAACGGGAACATCGCCTCGGCGAAGCCGGTGAACGCCATGGTGGTGTCCAGATGGACATTCGGGTACTGCTGCGCCAGGTCGAAGAATCCGCCGTACTCGGGCATGCCCATGTGTGCGATCACCAGCCTCAGCGCCGGGTGGCGTTCCAGCACCTGGGCGACCGGCGCCGGACCGGTGTAGGGCCCCGGCTCGGGACCTGATCCGGCGTGGATGATGATCGGGGTGCCGGCGGCCTCCAGTGCCGACCAGACCGGGTCCAGCAGCGGGTCCCGCGGGTCGTAGGCGCCGACCTGGATGTGGGACTTGAAGATTCGTGTCCCGGCGTTCAGCGCGACCGGAACATACCGGGCGGCTTCGGGTTCCGGGTAGAACGTTGCGCTGCGCAGGCAGTCGGGGGTGCGGTCGGCGAACTCCGCGGCCCACGTGTTGAGCCACTGCGCCATGTCCGGCTTGTGCGGATAGACCAGCGAGCTGAAGGTCTGCACCCCGAAGCTGCGCAGCGTCGCCAGCCGCACGTCCTCGTCGTGCCGGTAGGTGATCGGCCACGGGGCGGCCCGCTCGGCGACGCCGTCGAAGTAGTGCCATACCTTGCGCATCACCCGATCGGGCATGAAATGCGTGTGCACATCGACGATGCCCGGAATGCCGAGCTCGTCGATCACCGCATGTATTCGGTCGGCCTCGGCCACCGTGTCGGGGTGGTCGGCGCCGAGCGCGGGGGCGGCGTCGCCGCACACCCTCAGCTGCCCATGATCCGGGCCAGCTGCCGGCGCTGCATCCAGCGTTGTTCGATGGGCCGTTGGGCGTTGCGGTCGACCAGTACCGGGTAGGTGGTCAGGTCGGTGAACTGCAGTCGGCCGGACTGGAATCCGATCATGGCGCTGGCCCGGCGGCCGGACTGCAACTGGTCGGCCAGGTATTCGATGCAGTGCGCGGTCAGGCTGGTGGCGTGGATGCGGTCGAACGGCGACGGGTCGCCGCCCTCCTGGATGTGCCCGAGGATCGCCTGGCGCGCGTCGAACAGCTCACCGCCCTCCTTCTCGAACAGCGAGGTGATGAATCCCGTCGTGTACACCGGATCGGCGCCCTCGCCTCGAATGATCAGGCCCAGCCGTCGTCCGGCGCGGAAGTTCTCCTCCATCGCGTGCACGTCGGCGGTCAGCGTGTCCAGCGTGATGCCCTCCTCGGGCAGATAGATGCGTTCGGCGCCGGCGGCCAGCCCGGACAGCAGCGTCAGGTATCCGGAGTCGCGACCCATGACCTCGACGATGAACACCCGCCGCGTCGCCACCGCAGACTGGCGGATCTTGTCGACGTCGGAGACGATGCTGTTCAGCGCGGTGTCGCTGCCGATGCTGAGTTCTGTTCCTGGGACGTCGTTGTTGATGGTCATCGGCAGACACACGATCGGGATGTCGAGCTCGCGGAACGTGTCGCGGTGCGCGTGCAGCATGTGCGCGGCCTCGTACCCGGTCCAGCCGCCGGCCATCAGCAGCGCGTCGATCCGGTGTGCGGCAATCTGTTCGGCGATCGCCGGAAGGTCCTCGACGCCGGGTACGAAACGGTTGGTGCCGATCTCGGCGCCGCCTTCGGACACCCAGCCGCTGACGTCCATCCAGTTCATCTCGTGGATGTCGCCGCGGCGCAGGCCGCGGAACCCGCGCCGGATGGCCAGCACCGAGTATCCCCGGTCCAGGCCGAGCCGTACCGCCGCGCGCACGGCGGCGTTCATGCCCGGTGCCGGTCCGCCGCCGTGGATGACGCCGATCCGGAACCGGCGCCCGACGGCGGCGGTTCGCCGGGGCGCGGCCTGCTGGATGGTCTGCAGGATCTGGTAGGACTGGTGAAAACTGCCGCTGCGCAACTTCATTGCGCCGTCGAAGTCGCGGGCCTGGATGTGCTCGGAGACCGCGCGGGTGCGTTGCACGCATTCCATCAGCGGTGAGGTCACCACCCGGTTCTCCCGCAGCCCGATCAACTGTGGTTCGGCGTCGGGCGTTTCGTTGAGCAGTTGCTCGACGGCGGCATCCCCGAGCAGGGTGGCCAGGTAGCGGTCGAAGGCGCTCGGTGCCCCGCCGCGTTGCACGTGGCCGAGGATGGTGATCCGCGCGTCCTCGCCGAGTTCGGCCTCCAACAGATTGCGGATCGATTCGGCAGTGATCGGGTTGCCCTCGCGGTCGCAGGCTCCCTCGGCGACGATCACGATGCTCTGCCGGCGACCGATTTCGCGGCCTGCCTTGACGTCTCGGCACATCTGGACGTCCCAGTCGTCCGCCGGCGGCTGTTCGGGCAGGAGCACCCAGTTGGCGGCGGTGGCGATCGAGGCCATCAGGGCGAGATAGCCGCAGTGCCGGCCCATCACTTCCACCACGAAGGTGCGCTGATGGCTGGACGCGGTGCTGCGCAGCGCATCCATGGCCTCGACGATGCGATGCAGGGCGGTGTCCGCGCCGATCGTCATATCGGTGCCGGCCATGTCGTTGTCGATGGAACCGACCAACCCGACCAGCCGCAGCGCCGGGTGCCTGGCGGCCTTTTCGGGGGCCAGTTCCCCGGCCTCCACCAGCTCGGCGAGCAGCTCGGGCCATTCCCGGCGGAAGATGTCGCAGCCGGTGAGGCTGCCGTCGCCGCCGATGGCGACCAGGGCGTCGATGCCGCGGTCGACCATGTTGCGCGCGGCGGCGCGTCGGCCCTCGCGGGTGCGAAATTCTTTGCAGCGGGCAGTGCCGATGACGGTGCCGCCCTTGTGCAGGATGCCGCCGGTTTCGGCGGGTTCCATGGGCCGGATCAGGTCGCCGCCGTAGACCAGGCCGCGCAGTCCCTCGTGGACGGCGTAGGTGACGACGCCGTGATAGGCCGCGGAGCGGACGACGGCGCGCACCGCGGCGTTCATGCCGGGGGCATCGCCACCGCTGGTGAGGACGCCGATGCTGGTCGGTCGCGATGAGGCGGGAGCCGCAGACATGCCGACGAACTTACCGGTGACTCAGCGGCGCAGCAGGGCGATCGGGCCCGGCCCGGTGAACACCAGCAGAAACAGTGCGAAACAGTAGAGCGCCGCGAGTTCACCGTTGTTGAGGATCGGCCAGAATCCGTCGGGGGCGTGCGCGGTGAAGTAGGCAACCGCCATGGTGCCGGAGCCGAGGAACGCCGCGGGGCGGGTGAACAGCCCCAGTGCGACCAACGCCCCGACCACGACCTCGATGACGCCGGCCCACCAGGGGGATCCGGCGGACATGTCCAATGCGGGTCCGGCCGGGTAACCGAAGATCTTCGAGGTGCCGTGGACCAGGAAACCCAGCCCGACGATGATCCGGAAGACGCTCAGCACCACCGGCGCGAATGCGTCGAGGCGATCAGTGAAGGAGTCCGACATGGCCGGGAGGCTACCGCGGATGGCGCGGGTGCGCGGGATCTCCGAGGTTCCACGCATGCTGGATCACGGTTACGCGGCACACCTACCCACAAAGCATTGACATATTGCAATACATGCATGAGTATGGTCGGTGAACCCCACGACAAGAGGAGGCGCCGCGATGACCGACCATGCCGCCGGCACCCAGGTCGTCGACCGCGCCGAATCCGCACATCGGGCCGACGACGGGCACGTGCACGACCACGCCCGGGGGATGATCTTCGGCGAGCGCTCCGAACTGATCTTCGCCGGGCTGTCCGGACTCTTCCTCGGCACCGGGTTCATCCTGGCCACGTTCACCGACAGCCCGCGTGCCGTGGAGATGGCGTTCTACTGGCTGGCCTTCGGCTTCGGCGCCTTCTTCACCGTCCAAGAGGCCTACCGCAGCGTCCGGGCCGGTCGCTTCGAGATCGATTTCCTGATGATCGCCGCCGCCGTCGGCGCGGCGGCGCTCGGCGATGTCGGCGAGGGCGCCCTGCTGCTGTTCCTGTTCGGTGTCGGCCACGCGCTGGAGGGCTACGCGATGGGCCGCGCGCGCCGTGCCATCGAGGCACTCGCGGAGCTGACGCCCAAGACCGCGCTGGTACGCCGGCCCGGCCGCGACGTGACCGCCGAGATACCGATCGAGCAGCTGGCCGTCGGGGATGTCGTCGTGGTACGCCCGCACACCCGCATCGCCGCCGACGGCTTCGTGATCACCGGATTCAGCAGCGTCGACGAGGCCTCGGTGACCGGCGAGAGCATGCCGGTGGACAAGCGGGCCGTCGACGACCCGGCGGCCGCGGCCGCCGCCCCCGAGCAACTGCCCGCCAGTGCCCGGGTCTACGCGGGCACCATCAACGGTGCCGGGGCCCTGGAGATCGAGGCGACCCGGCGCGCCGAGGATTCCACCCTGGCCCGGGTGGTCAAACTGGTGTCGGAGGCCAAGGCCGACACGTCGTCGTCGCAGCGCTTCGCCGAGAAGTTCCAGCGCATCTTCGTGCCCGCGGTGCTGGTCCTGATCGTCGCCCTGCTGTTCGCCGGAGTCGTTGTCGAAGAACCGTTCTCGGCAACGGTATACCGGGCGCTGGCGGTGCTGGTGGCCGCGAGCCCATGTGCGCTGGCCATCGCCACCCCGTCGGCGGTACTCGCAGCGGTCGCCCGTGCGGCCCGCGCGGGCATCCTCATCAAGGGCGGGGCTGCGCTCGAGCAACTCGGCCGGGTGCGGGCGATCGCCTTCGACAAGACCGGCACCCTGACCCGCGGCCGACCGCAGCTGACCGACGTGATCCCCGCCGAAGGCGTCGGCGAGACGCACCTGCTGGCCACCGTCGTGGCCGTGGAGGCGCACAGCGACCACCCGCTGGCCCGTGCGATCACCGAGGACGGCCGGCAGCGGCTGCCGCACACTCTGCTCCCGACCGTCGTGGATGTCCGCGGCGTCATCGGCCGGGGTATCACCGCCGAGGTGGACGGCACGACCGTGCAGATCGGTAGCCGCGCCCTGTTCACGGACGACGGCGTTGCGCTACCCGCCGCGCTGGAAGTCACCGTCGCGGAACTGGAGGCCACCGGGCGCACCACCATGGTGGTCCGGGCCGACGGACGCTGGCTCGGCGCGATCGGCGTGATGGACACCGCGCGACCCGAATCGGCCACCGTCATCGAACAACTCGCGGGCTCGGGGATCCGCGCGACGGTGCTGCTGTCCGGAGACAACCAGCCGGTGGCCGACGCGGTGGCGGCCGAGGTCGGCGTCACGCAGGCGCGCGGCGGGCTGCTGCCCGAGGACAAGGTCACTGCGATCGACGAGCTGCGGGGACGGTTCGGCCGCGTCGCCATGGTCGGCGACGGCGTCAACGACGCCCCCGCGCTGGCCCGCGCCGACGTCGGGATCGCCATGGGCGCAGCGGGTTCGGCCGTCGCGCTGGAGACCGCCGACGTCGCACTGATGGCCGACGACCTGCGTGCGCTGCCGTTCGCCGTGCAGATCGGCCGTCGTTCCAATCGGGTGATGGTGCAGAACCTGCTGGTCAGCCTGGGCATCATCGCGATCCTGATCCCGGCGACGATCCTGGGCTTGGGCATCGGTCCGGCCGTGATCGTGCACGAGGGATCGACCCTGCTGGTGGTGTTCAACGCCCTGCGGCTGCTGGCGGTGCGCCCCCGGACCTGAACCGCCTAGTGCAGCAACCCGGCCCTGCGGGCGTCGAATCGAAGCTCGTCGCGGTGGTCGGGGTGGGCGATCGCGATCAACCGCTTCGCCCGCTCGCACAGGCTGGCGCCGCGCAGCTCGGCCACCCCGTATTCGGTCACGACGTGGTCGACGGTGTTTTTCAAGGTGGTGACCACGCTGCCGGAGGTCAGGGTCGCGCGGATGCGCCCGATGCCCTTGCTGGTGGTCGAGTGCAACACCAGAAACGCCTGGCCGTTCTCGGAATACATTGCACCGCGGGCGAAGTCGGCTTGACCACCCGAGGAGGACCAGTACCGGCCGGCGATGGTCTCGCTGGCCGCCTGACCCATCAGGTCGACCTCGGTGGTGGCGTTGATCGACACGAAGTTGGGTTCCTCGGCGATGATCCGCGGGTCGTTGACCCAGTCCACCGCCGACATCCCGACGGCGGCGTTGCGGTGCAGCCAGCGCAACAGCTCCGGGGATCCGATGGCGAACGTCGCCACATGCTTGTTGCGGTGGTGGTGCTTGCGGGTGCCGGTCGCCGCGCCGGATTCCACTAGCTTCATCAGGCCGTCGGCCATCACCTCGGTGTGGATGCCCAGGTCGTGGTGGCTGTGGAGCGAGCCCAGCAGCGCGTCGGGCACCGACCCGATGCCGACCTGGATGCACGAGCCGTCGGCGATGCGCTCGGCGACCAGCGCGGCGATGGCCTGGTCGGTGGGCGACGGGTCGCGGTGGATGTGCTCGGGGAACGACGCATCGGTCTGGATCCAGCCGGCCACCTGGCTGTGGTGAATCATGTTGCCGCCATAGGTGAACGGCATGTCCGGGGTGACCTCGAGGAAGAACGGGACGTTGCCGATGAAGGTGGCGGTGTAGTCGGCGTTGGTACCGAGGCTGAAATAGCCGTGCTCGTCGGGACCCGCGGCGCGCGCCAGCACCAGATCCGGCTTGACCCGACGGAGAATCAGCGGCATCTCGG contains these protein-coding regions:
- a CDS encoding siderophore-interacting protein codes for the protein MNSSPAVVVASAASTPRFRRITLAVDDPEMLTVPTVADATVGVYFGDEIGRSYSVRLVHPDGRKLDIEVFLHGTGPGTAWAQAASPGDRVRLDHPNGWYSPGSGVAWQLLAADASGLPALCRILEELPAEVPAIVVAEILDEEDLALLPARPNHTLQIALGGNGIQPSRLAFLVAETALPVGQGYCWCAGEAGQTRAVRKYLRSLGWGREDYDITGYWRHDAAHWEARFAPVADEMMAVYRRARADGMSEQAAMEAVDEALEREGL
- a CDS encoding flavin-containing monooxygenase, whose product is MGQASPVRDDPDLQRLLGLPFTDSDEVIAEALQHVSIPALLMSLVHMTGDLSLFDQLPTPAMLIPMDVQGAMSEPDKETVRKRALEIIADYRDRGCPPAWTPDDNQLQQMLAVLMAGDIDAKFLDYIAADLRLSDADQYGPELASTAEQRAGFPVLIIGAGEAGIVAGVRLQAAGIPFTIVDKQDGVGGTWLANHYPGCRVDITNQYYTYSFEPTDHWTHHYAKQPEILRYLNDVTDRHDLRPHLRLNTRVESATWDDDAARWNVETVDAQGNHETLTAAAVICAVGQFGNAQIPDIPGAADFAGPVCHTAAWRDDLALAGKRVAVVGAGASGFQLVPAIADTAAHVDVYQRTPQWFAPNIAYHDAIPDGARWAIRHLPFYGRWLRLLSWWPLADGGTETARIDPDWDDGGLSCGPANRAFRDLLVAWIQAFTSDADLLAKVVPSYPPMGKRLLQDNGTWLKTLQRDDVELVTDPIAAIDATGIRTADGIHRDADVLIWATGFDVNHQLGPITIRGVDGVDLAAAWGDSPYAYLGVTVPGFPNLFCMYGPGTNAVNGASIIYNSECQMRYALACIDLLLASGARRLEPRADVCAQYTDWNSEQLRGFVYTHPAVVSSYFRNSAGDVPTLYGGLISDYWRRTSTADAADYEFH
- a CDS encoding glucose 1-dehydrogenase; translated protein: MAGRLADKVALISGGARGMGASHAEAMIAEGAQVVIADLLDDEGAATAERLGDAARYVHLDVTSPEDWAAAVAATVDTFGKLNVLVNNAGIINVGTVEDYDLNDWHRIIDINLTGVFLGMRASVKALREAGGGSIVNISSIEGLGGTAMTHGYTAAKFGVRGITKSAAWELGQWGIRVNSVHPGLIRTPMIAGVPEDIFQTALGRAADPVEVSNLVVYLASDESSYSTGSEFVVDGGTVAGLAHKDFGTLDAGDWQAQ
- a CDS encoding amidohydrolase family protein — translated: MRVCGDAAPALGADHPDTVAEADRIHAVIDELGIPGIVDVHTHFMPDRVMRKVWHYFDGVAERAAPWPITYRHDEDVRLATLRSFGVQTFSSLVYPHKPDMAQWLNTWAAEFADRTPDCLRSATFYPEPEAARYVPVALNAGTRIFKSHIQVGAYDPRDPLLDPVWSALEAAGTPIIIHAGSGPEPGPYTGPAPVAQVLERHPALRLVIAHMGMPEYGGFFDLAQQYPNVHLDTTMAFTGFAEAMFPFPDAERARLLELGDRIVFGSDFPNIPYRYSEAIQALIDLDLGDRWLSGVLYRNGRRLFPA
- a CDS encoding 6-phosphofructokinase; this translates as MSAAPASSRPTSIGVLTSGGDAPGMNAAVRAVVRSAAYHGVVTYAVHEGLRGLVYGGDLIRPMEPAETGGILHKGGTVIGTARCKEFRTREGRRAAARNMVDRGIDALVAIGGDGSLTGCDIFRREWPELLAELVEAGELAPEKAARHPALRLVGLVGSIDNDMAGTDMTIGADTALHRIVEAMDALRSTASSHQRTFVVEVMGRHCGYLALMASIATAANWVLLPEQPPADDWDVQMCRDVKAGREIGRRQSIVIVAEGACDREGNPITAESIRNLLEAELGEDARITILGHVQRGGAPSAFDRYLATLLGDAAVEQLLNETPDAEPQLIGLRENRVVTSPLMECVQRTRAVSEHIQARDFDGAMKLRSGSFHQSYQILQTIQQAAPRRTAAVGRRFRIGVIHGGGPAPGMNAAVRAAVRLGLDRGYSVLAIRRGFRGLRRGDIHEMNWMDVSGWVSEGGAEIGTNRFVPGVEDLPAIAEQIAAHRIDALLMAGGWTGYEAAHMLHAHRDTFRELDIPIVCLPMTINNDVPGTELSIGSDTALNSIVSDVDKIRQSAVATRRVFIVEVMGRDSGYLTLLSGLAAGAERIYLPEEGITLDTLTADVHAMEENFRAGRRLGLIIRGEGADPVYTTGFITSLFEKEGGELFDARQAILGHIQEGGDPSPFDRIHATSLTAHCIEYLADQLQSGRRASAMIGFQSGRLQFTDLTTYPVLVDRNAQRPIEQRWMQRRQLARIMGS
- a CDS encoding DoxX family protein → MRGTSEIPRTRAIRGSLPAMSDSFTDRLDAFAPVVLSVFRIIVGLGFLVHGTSKIFGYPAGPALDMSAGSPWWAGVIEVVVGALVALGLFTRPAAFLGSGTMAVAYFTAHAPDGFWPILNNGELAALYCFALFLLVFTGPGPIALLRR
- a CDS encoding heavy metal translocating P-type ATPase; the encoded protein is MTDHAAGTQVVDRAESAHRADDGHVHDHARGMIFGERSELIFAGLSGLFLGTGFILATFTDSPRAVEMAFYWLAFGFGAFFTVQEAYRSVRAGRFEIDFLMIAAAVGAAALGDVGEGALLLFLFGVGHALEGYAMGRARRAIEALAELTPKTALVRRPGRDVTAEIPIEQLAVGDVVVVRPHTRIAADGFVITGFSSVDEASVTGESMPVDKRAVDDPAAAAAAPEQLPASARVYAGTINGAGALEIEATRRAEDSTLARVVKLVSEAKADTSSSQRFAEKFQRIFVPAVLVLIVALLFAGVVVEEPFSATVYRALAVLVAASPCALAIATPSAVLAAVARAARAGILIKGGAALEQLGRVRAIAFDKTGTLTRGRPQLTDVIPAEGVGETHLLATVVAVEAHSDHPLARAITEDGRQRLPHTLLPTVVDVRGVIGRGITAEVDGTTVQIGSRALFTDDGVALPAALEVTVAELEATGRTTMVVRADGRWLGAIGVMDTARPESATVIEQLAGSGIRATVLLSGDNQPVADAVAAEVGVTQARGGLLPEDKVTAIDELRGRFGRVAMVGDGVNDAPALARADVGIAMGAAGSAVALETADVALMADDLRALPFAVQIGRRSNRVMVQNLLVSLGIIAILIPATILGLGIGPAVIVHEGSTLLVVFNALRLLAVRPRT
- a CDS encoding acetyl-CoA hydrolase/transferase family protein, with the translated sequence MSVPASTPAPGVPEDVLNFVSDGSQLVVPLALGEPPTLIRALEDNADRFTGVRIHQMDPLGEHRYIRGEFGDRLRHVGYYLGPGSRRAFWEGTCDLVPNHFSEMPLILRRVKPDLVLARAAGPDEHGYFSLGTNADYTATFIGNVPFFLEVTPDMPFTYGGNMIHHSQVAGWIQTDASFPEHIHRDPSPTDQAIAALVAERIADGSCIQVGIGSVPDALLGSLHSHHDLGIHTEVMADGLMKLVESGAATGTRKHHHRNKHVATFAIGSPELLRWLHRNAAVGMSAVDWVNDPRIIAEEPNFVSINATTEVDLMGQAASETIAGRYWSSSGGQADFARGAMYSENGQAFLVLHSTTSKGIGRIRATLTSGSVVTTLKNTVDHVVTEYGVAELRGASLCERAKRLIAIAHPDHRDELRFDARRAGLLH